From a single Asticcacaulis sp. MM231 genomic region:
- a CDS encoding MltA domain-containing protein: MALLLSACAESPVTSPVVTIPKPPVTPAGPQTPPVYYPTPVPEHLRLSTLPGWNKTDPFIALEALRATCLYKKGRQYAPVCDAMKAQEFHTPDQVLAFLNAHLQIEVDYDNEKGLMTGYFVPDYDARHAQDAEFSQRVRPKPADLVVVPGSQLTPPSKAAKVAARKVGELYVPYYTRAEIEALPADITYNGGTYYMRPEDYFFMQLQGSGFLDLPDGSRVYAAYAADNGWPFVGIAKVLSERGMMEKNQTSGDAIHTWLADHRGPQATEIMNANPRYGFFAIQPDVTEPVGASGLSLPPGSAIAVDPAHNDLGDLFWLDANAGTLREAFPEYQRMVAALDTGGAIKGKVRADLYVGHGKRAGTEAGRIKHELRMWRIVPYTGKDSFGN; the protein is encoded by the coding sequence TTGGCGCTTCTGCTTTCCGCCTGCGCCGAAAGCCCAGTGACGTCACCGGTGGTGACCATTCCGAAACCGCCGGTGACACCTGCCGGTCCGCAAACCCCGCCGGTCTATTACCCGACGCCGGTGCCGGAACATTTGCGGCTGTCCACCCTGCCGGGCTGGAACAAGACCGATCCGTTTATTGCGCTGGAAGCCCTGCGTGCGACCTGCCTGTATAAAAAAGGTCGTCAGTACGCGCCGGTCTGTGACGCCATGAAGGCGCAGGAGTTTCATACCCCGGATCAGGTGCTGGCGTTTCTCAACGCCCACCTGCAGATCGAAGTCGATTACGACAACGAAAAGGGCCTGATGACGGGCTATTTCGTGCCGGATTATGACGCGCGTCATGCGCAGGACGCTGAATTCTCGCAGCGGGTGCGTCCAAAGCCGGCCGACCTGGTCGTGGTGCCGGGTTCGCAGCTCACGCCGCCATCTAAGGCGGCAAAGGTGGCGGCGCGCAAGGTGGGTGAACTTTACGTGCCCTACTATACGCGGGCGGAGATCGAAGCCCTGCCGGCCGACATCACCTATAATGGCGGCACCTACTATATGCGGCCGGAAGACTATTTCTTTATGCAGTTGCAGGGGTCGGGCTTTCTCGATTTGCCCGACGGCAGCCGCGTCTATGCCGCCTATGCCGCTGATAACGGCTGGCCGTTTGTCGGCATCGCCAAGGTGCTGAGCGAACGCGGCATGATGGAAAAGAACCAGACCTCGGGTGACGCCATCCACACCTGGCTGGCCGATCATCGCGGGCCGCAAGCCACCGAGATCATGAATGCCAATCCGCGTTATGGTTTCTTCGCTATCCAGCCCGATGTGACCGAGCCGGTCGGGGCGTCTGGGCTTTCGCTGCCGCCGGGTTCGGCTATCGCGGTTGATCCGGCGCATAATGATCTCGGTGATCTGTTCTGGCTCGATGCCAATGCGGGTACGCTAAGGGAAGCTTTTCCTGAATATCAGCGCATGGTGGCGGCGCTCGATACCGGTGGTGCCATCAAGGGCAAGGTCCGTGCCGATCTCTATGTGGGTCACGGCAAGCGCGCCGGCACCGAAGCTGGTCGTATCAAGCATGAGCTGAGGATGTGGCGGATCGTGCCCTATACCGGCAAGGATAGTTTCGGGAACTAA
- a CDS encoding Tim44/TimA family putative adaptor protein codes for MNDVIPLVIFAVVAVVILVNLYNVLGRKVGFRADEKAATPKTEESMELGARAERAVEGPRLPNLENLKIRDANFNEINFLEKARETYEQVVVAYHKGELDGVKDKLSERVMTSFSQAVQARTTPPANTLSFVDTPKTDIDTIEFKEDVAQIRVRFLSELVYEDPMPAATPEPVETAVVETPAPTVEPVKKTRAKKVEPKGERPAKVEPFVPHKTYKRTAEYWTFQKGLKSPNTPWLLIKVEAAKA; via the coding sequence GTGAACGATGTCATTCCCCTTGTTATTTTTGCCGTTGTCGCGGTGGTGATCCTGGTCAACCTGTACAATGTGCTTGGTCGCAAGGTGGGTTTTCGTGCCGATGAAAAGGCTGCTACGCCCAAGACCGAAGAGAGTATGGAACTGGGTGCCCGGGCTGAGCGCGCTGTCGAAGGTCCGCGCCTGCCCAATCTGGAAAACCTCAAAATACGCGACGCCAATTTCAACGAGATCAATTTCCTTGAAAAGGCGCGTGAAACCTATGAGCAGGTCGTGGTTGCTTACCACAAGGGCGAACTGGATGGGGTGAAGGACAAGTTGTCCGAGCGCGTTATGACAAGCTTCAGCCAGGCGGTTCAGGCGCGTACAACACCCCCGGCCAATACGCTCAGCTTTGTCGATACCCCGAAGACCGATATCGATACCATAGAGTTCAAGGAAGATGTGGCGCAGATCCGTGTGCGTTTCCTGTCCGAACTGGTTTATGAAGACCCGATGCCGGCCGCAACGCCTGAGCCGGTAGAGACTGCGGTCGTCGAAACGCCGGCCCCAACGGTCGAGCCGGTCAAGAAGACCCGTGCGAAAAAGGTCGAGCCGAAAGGGGAAAGGCCCGCCAAGGTCGAACCCTTCGTGCCGCACAAGACCTATAAGCGCACCGCAGAATACTGGACTTTCCAGAAGGGCCTGAAATCCCCCAACACCCCGTGGCTCCTGATCAAGGTAGAGGCGGCCAAGGCGTGA
- the secB gene encoding protein-export chaperone SecB: MTDINAAPEQPPVPQMQVLAQFTRDFSFENPRAPNSLRMDSRPEVDLGVEMSAKGRPDGLFEVDIKLTVKASTPDGPMFAIELVYGGLFQLGNIPEQMIEPTLLVECPRYLFPFARRIVADATADGGFTPPFYLEPIDFGALYVAQKGNIQSQQTIGQA, from the coding sequence ATGACCGATATCAATGCTGCGCCAGAGCAGCCGCCCGTTCCGCAAATGCAGGTTCTGGCCCAATTTACCCGCGATTTCTCGTTCGAAAACCCGCGCGCGCCGAACTCGCTGCGCATGGATTCGCGCCCCGAAGTCGATCTCGGCGTCGAAATGAGCGCCAAAGGCCGTCCCGATGGCCTGTTTGAAGTCGACATCAAGCTCACGGTCAAGGCTTCGACGCCCGACGGCCCGATGTTCGCCATCGAACTGGTGTATGGCGGCCTGTTCCAGCTTGGCAACATCCCCGAGCAGATGATCGAACCGACCCTCTTGGTCGAATGCCCGCGCTATCTCTTCCCGTTCGCTCGCCGCATTGTCGCCGATGCGACAGCCGACGGTGGCTTCACCCCGCCCTTCTATCTCGAACCGATCGATTTCGGCGCACTCTACGTCGCGCAAAAGGGCAATATCCAGTCGCAGCAAACGATTGGGCAAGCTTAA
- a CDS encoding IS630 family transposase translates to MDMDKRLLLSPEARVRLEGWVADRNTPQKLVWRARIVLMWADAASLASIVRTLGKTKKTAYRWRDRYLEQGVDGLGRDATRPGRKTPLSAEVIARVVEMTLRQKPPAATQWSARTLAKAVGLSHTSVQRIWSAHGLKPHLTKTFKLSNDKQFVEKVTDVVGLYLDPPDRALVFSVDEKSQIQALDRTQPGLPMKKGRAGTMTHDYKRHGTTTLFAALDVATGRVIGECMKRHRHQEWLKFLRLIDRSTPKGFDLHLIADNYATHKHPAVKAWLAKHPRFHMHFTPTSASWLNQVERFFGLITGDRIRCGVFKSVAELEGAIQDYLDHHNADPKPFVWTKSATDILEKVARGRQALESQH, encoded by the coding sequence ATGGACATGGACAAAAGGCTGTTGCTGTCGCCTGAGGCTCGGGTGCGGTTGGAAGGTTGGGTGGCGGACCGGAACACGCCGCAGAAGCTTGTTTGGCGTGCGCGGATCGTGCTGATGTGGGCGGACGCGGCGAGTTTGGCGTCGATTGTGCGGACGCTGGGCAAGACCAAGAAGACGGCCTACCGCTGGCGCGATCGTTATCTTGAGCAGGGTGTCGATGGGCTTGGGCGCGACGCGACCCGGCCTGGCCGTAAGACGCCGTTGAGCGCCGAAGTCATTGCGCGTGTGGTCGAGATGACGCTGCGACAGAAGCCACCGGCTGCCACGCAATGGAGCGCGCGCACGCTTGCCAAGGCGGTGGGTCTGAGCCACACCAGCGTACAGCGCATTTGGAGCGCGCATGGGCTCAAGCCCCATTTGACCAAGACGTTCAAACTGTCGAACGACAAGCAGTTCGTCGAGAAGGTGACGGACGTCGTCGGTCTCTATCTTGATCCGCCGGACCGGGCACTGGTGTTCTCGGTCGATGAGAAGTCACAGATCCAGGCGCTGGACCGCACCCAACCGGGCCTGCCAATGAAGAAGGGGCGGGCGGGAACGATGACCCACGACTATAAGCGGCATGGCACGACGACACTGTTCGCCGCCCTCGATGTCGCCACCGGCAGGGTGATCGGCGAATGCATGAAACGTCATCGGCACCAGGAATGGCTCAAATTCCTTCGACTCATCGACCGCAGCACGCCCAAGGGCTTCGACCTGCACCTGATCGCCGACAACTATGCCACCCATAAGCATCCGGCGGTCAAAGCATGGCTGGCCAAACATCCTCGCTTCCACATGCATTTCACCCCCACTTCGGCGTCCTGGCTCAATCAGGTCGAACGCTTTTTCGGCTTGATAACAGGCGATCGCATCCGCTGCGGCGTGTTCAAGAGTGTCGCCGAACTCGAAGGCGCAATTCAAGACTATCTCGATCATCACAACGCCGATCCAAAGCCCTTCGTTTGGACCAAATCCGCTACAGACATTCTTGAAAAGGTCGCCAGGGGGCGACAGGCGTTAGAGTCACAACACTAG
- a CDS encoding response regulator codes for MRSCYDGKSALKLAADFKPDVVLLDIGMPHMDGIEVCARLRAMPDLAHIKIIAQTGWGDDEMRQRTKEAGFDLHLVKPVNMHVMEDMLWLLRLGASKRPERAA; via the coding sequence GTGCGCAGTTGCTATGACGGTAAAAGTGCCCTGAAACTCGCCGCAGACTTCAAACCCGATGTCGTCCTGCTCGATATCGGGATGCCCCATATGGACGGCATCGAGGTTTGTGCCCGCCTGCGCGCCATGCCTGATCTCGCACACATCAAGATTATTGCCCAGACTGGCTGGGGCGATGACGAGATGCGCCAGCGCACCAAGGAAGCCGGCTTCGACCTGCATCTGGTCAAACCCGTCAATATGCACGTCATGGAAGATATGTTGTGGCTATTGCGCCTGGGCGCCAGCAAGCGCCCAGAACGGGCGGCTTGA
- the dnaQ gene encoding DNA polymerase III subunit epsilon — MALEIVLDTETTGIDHRKGHRLIEIGCIEIEDLLPTGRTFHRFIDPEREIEPDAIRIHGITNEMVRGKPKFAAIIDEMLEFIGDRKIIAHNASFDRGFINMELERQSRMPPPTEQWIDTLEMARLKFPGAANSLDALCRRFNISLAERDLHGALIDARLLASVYLELLGGKERGLDLEMVGARAAAAQSANHVSYGARPRPLASHITSAEAEAHEAFVKKYLKDKALWA; from the coding sequence ATGGCTTTAGAAATCGTACTCGACACCGAAACCACCGGCATTGACCACAGAAAAGGTCATCGTCTGATCGAAATCGGCTGCATCGAGATCGAGGATCTGCTGCCGACCGGCCGAACCTTTCACCGCTTTATCGATCCTGAACGCGAGATCGAGCCGGACGCCATCCGTATCCACGGTATCACCAACGAAATGGTGCGCGGTAAGCCTAAGTTCGCCGCCATTATTGACGAAATGCTGGAGTTTATTGGCGATCGCAAGATCATCGCGCACAATGCGTCCTTCGACCGCGGCTTTATCAATATGGAGCTGGAGCGCCAAAGTCGGATGCCGCCGCCGACAGAACAGTGGATCGATACGCTGGAAATGGCGCGTCTGAAATTCCCCGGCGCCGCCAATTCGCTAGATGCCCTGTGCCGGCGCTTTAATATTTCGCTGGCCGAACGCGATCTCCACGGCGCTCTGATCGATGCGCGTCTGCTGGCCAGTGTCTATCTCGAATTACTCGGCGGAAAAGAACGCGGGCTTGATCTCGAAATGGTCGGCGCGCGCGCTGCGGCCGCCCAAAGCGCCAATCACGTCAGTTATGGCGCGCGTCCGCGTCCGCTGGCCTCGCACATAACGTCAGCAGAAGCCGAGGCGCACGAGGCTTTCGTGAAGAAATATTTGAAAGACAAGGCTTTATGGGCTTAA
- the coaE gene encoding dephospho-CoA kinase (Dephospho-CoA kinase (CoaE) performs the final step in coenzyme A biosynthesis.): MIKLGLTGSIGMGKSTIAAMFADEGVPVWDADLAVHRLYAESDVLKSQLLDAFGDVLSDGVVDRVKLSAALNGEAAQFERLNAIVHPVTVDDRNQFLKAHADAPLIVADIPLLYETGAEAYLDKVLVVSAPADIQAARVLARAGMTEAKFEAILARQMPDAEKRARADFVIDTSKSLDDCRDAVRTLIASLQNTPA, from the coding sequence GTGATCAAGCTTGGCCTGACCGGCTCGATCGGCATGGGAAAATCGACCATCGCGGCGATGTTTGCCGATGAGGGCGTGCCGGTATGGGATGCCGACCTGGCCGTGCACAGGCTGTATGCCGAATCCGACGTGCTGAAATCGCAACTGTTAGATGCCTTTGGCGATGTGCTGAGCGATGGCGTGGTTGATCGGGTCAAGCTGTCGGCGGCATTGAATGGTGAGGCGGCGCAGTTCGAGCGCTTAAACGCGATCGTCCATCCGGTCACGGTTGATGATCGCAACCAATTCCTCAAGGCCCACGCAGACGCGCCGCTGATCGTGGCCGATATTCCTCTGCTATATGAAACGGGCGCGGAAGCTTATCTCGACAAGGTTCTGGTGGTGAGCGCGCCGGCCGATATTCAGGCGGCGCGTGTGCTGGCACGCGCCGGCATGACCGAGGCGAAGTTCGAGGCCATACTGGCGCGCCAGATGCCCGATGCGGAAAAACGTGCGCGGGCAGATTTCGTGATCGACACGTCGAAAAGTCTGGATGACTGCCGCGACGCTGTCCGGACGCTCATCGCCTCTTTACAAAATACCCCGGCTTAA
- a CDS encoding shikimate dehydrogenase produces MKNLPTGAAMVAGIVGQPVYHSLSPFLHTAWLRDLRLNGVYAPFSPKDEHGFERLIMSCRSNGIKGLNITAPFKADALRLADTASDIARDCGSANLLTFDEDGYVHADSTDGHGLISAFKHQAPTCDLSAGPVVIMGAGGATRAAVAALRDAGCPEVRIVNRTLARAEELVFAFKTGVTAFELSNVDVAFKGAVAVINAASGGPLPLFDAMDKCAAAMDMTYRPLKTNWLKAAEAHGMTTVDGLEMLIEQARPSFQAFYGVLPHAAFDIRDLALKFLGETA; encoded by the coding sequence ATGAAGAACCTCCCCACAGGCGCGGCCATGGTCGCCGGCATTGTCGGCCAGCCGGTCTATCACTCCTTAAGTCCATTCCTGCATACAGCATGGCTGCGCGATCTTCGCCTCAATGGCGTCTATGCGCCGTTTTCGCCCAAGGATGAGCACGGCTTTGAGCGGTTGATCATGTCCTGCCGCTCCAATGGTATCAAGGGTTTGAACATCACCGCGCCTTTCAAGGCCGATGCGCTGCGTCTGGCAGACACCGCCTCAGATATTGCGCGCGATTGCGGTTCGGCCAATCTGCTGACCTTCGATGAGGACGGCTATGTCCATGCCGATTCGACTGATGGTCATGGCCTGATCAGTGCTTTCAAACATCAGGCGCCAACATGCGATCTCTCGGCCGGGCCGGTGGTGATCATGGGGGCAGGGGGCGCCACCCGCGCCGCCGTCGCCGCCCTGCGTGATGCCGGCTGCCCGGAAGTGCGCATTGTCAACCGCACCCTGGCGCGCGCTGAAGAACTGGTGTTCGCGTTCAAGACCGGCGTCACCGCGTTCGAACTGTCAAATGTCGATGTTGCCTTCAAAGGCGCTGTTGCCGTGATCAATGCCGCATCGGGCGGGCCTCTGCCATTGTTTGACGCCATGGATAAATGCGCTGCCGCCATGGACATGACCTATCGTCCGCTCAAAACCAACTGGCTCAAGGCCGCCGAAGCGCACGGCATGACCACGGTCGACGGGTTGGAAATGCTGATCGAACAGGCGCGGCCCAGCTTTCAGGCGTTTTATGGCGTCTTGCCGCACGCCGCCTTCGATATCCGTGATCTGGCGCTGAAATTCCTGGGAGAGACAGCGTGA
- a CDS encoding Maf family protein: MTQIILASASASRSALLTGAAITHSKIPAHLDEDALKDEYLLRGHSPKSVAVRLAEAKALHVSATNPGLVLGGDQVLQLEKDLISKSHDMDEARVLLKRMSGQTHYLHAGMALAENGHLVWSHVETAEMTVRHLSDEFIDTYLAESGDKILSSVGCYQLENTGVHLFDAIRGDYFTVLGLPLLPLLAQLRNMKVITA, encoded by the coding sequence ATGACACAGATTATCCTCGCTTCCGCCTCAGCCTCCCGTTCCGCGCTCCTGACCGGTGCCGCCATCACCCACAGCAAGATTCCCGCGCATCTCGATGAGGACGCGCTCAAGGACGAATATCTGCTGCGCGGTCACAGTCCGAAGTCCGTCGCCGTACGGCTGGCCGAGGCCAAGGCCCTGCATGTATCCGCCACAAACCCCGGCCTGGTGCTCGGCGGCGATCAGGTGCTGCAACTGGAAAAAGACCTGATCAGCAAGTCGCACGATATGGACGAGGCAAGGGTATTGCTCAAACGCATGAGCGGTCAGACCCACTATCTCCACGCGGGTATGGCGCTGGCGGAAAACGGCCACCTGGTATGGTCACATGTCGAAACCGCTGAAATGACCGTCCGCCACCTGAGCGACGAGTTTATCGATACCTATCTGGCCGAATCCGGCGACAAGATTCTCTCCAGCGTCGGCTGCTATCAGCTTGAAAATACCGGCGTGCACCTGTTCGACGCCATTCGCGGTGATTATTTTACCGTCCTGGGCCTGCCTTTGCTGCCGCTTTTGGCTCAGTTGCGCAATATGAAGGTGATCACAGCATGA
- a CDS encoding pyruvate, water dikinase regulatory protein, with the protein MSSPTQIGSSSKIGSYFHVHLLSDSTGETLNALAKAAAARFEGILPIEHIYVLIRSEKQLERALVEIESFPGIVLHTMVDTELRDALEARCRELDIPAIGVLDPLVVAFSRHLGAAVSKRVGAQHQLDNEYFERIEALNYAIAHDDGAAADRVKNADVVLVGVSRTSKTPTCIYLAHRGIKAANIPLVPGRDPPDELDDMNIPLVVGLIASPERLISIRKNRLLTLNDDRPSSYTDQEAVRQEIIRARRLFEKKGWPVIDVTRRSIEETSATIISLLNEKRTGRLGGI; encoded by the coding sequence ATGTCCTCGCCTACCCAAATCGGCTCTTCGAGCAAGATCGGCAGCTATTTTCACGTTCACCTCTTGTCGGATTCCACCGGTGAAACCCTTAACGCCCTGGCGAAGGCGGCAGCGGCGCGTTTCGAAGGGATTTTGCCGATTGAGCATATCTACGTGCTGATCCGCTCGGAAAAGCAGCTTGAGCGCGCGCTTGTGGAAATCGAGAGTTTCCCGGGCATCGTGCTGCACACCATGGTCGATACTGAACTGCGTGACGCGCTGGAAGCGCGGTGTCGCGAACTCGATATTCCGGCGATCGGTGTGCTCGATCCTCTGGTGGTGGCATTTTCCCGTCATCTTGGCGCCGCGGTCTCGAAGCGGGTAGGGGCGCAGCACCAGCTCGATAATGAGTATTTCGAGCGGATAGAGGCGCTGAACTACGCCATTGCTCATGATGATGGTGCCGCGGCCGATCGCGTAAAGAATGCGGATGTGGTTTTGGTTGGGGTCAGCCGGACATCGAAAACGCCGACCTGCATCTATCTGGCGCACCGCGGCATCAAGGCGGCTAATATTCCGCTGGTGCCGGGGCGCGATCCGCCGGATGAACTGGACGATATGAACATTCCGCTGGTGGTGGGTCTGATCGCATCGCCGGAGCGGTTGATCTCAATTCGTAAGAACCGCTTGCTGACGCTGAATGACGACCGGCCATCGAGCTATACCGATCAGGAAGCGGTGCGGCAGGAGATTATCCGCGCGCGCCGGCTGTTCGAGAAAAAGGGCTGGCCGGTGATCGATGTCACGCGGAGATCGATTGAGGAGACGTCGGCGACGATCATCAGTCTGTTGAATGAAAAGCGGACAGGGAGGCTGGGGGGGATTTAA